Proteins encoded by one window of Seriola aureovittata isolate HTS-2021-v1 ecotype China chromosome 4, ASM2101889v1, whole genome shotgun sequence:
- the LOC130167786 gene encoding odorant receptor 131-2-like codes for MAANNSLTGDDFLLRKVKFVVLQTLVMIFLFINLLLIITFFKKEYFYTTARYILFAVTLLSDSFLLFMSDILLIFTHFHITIQVWICVIIFLVVLVYVTVTPVTLAAMTLERYVAICMPLRHGELSSTRNTMNCILIIHGISSVPCILILSTFFVSASLSYYSKYHFCSVEVFMLYIWQHNLRSAVYQFQFLIMSIIIVFSYIKIMKVAKAASGEVKKSSKKGIRTVALHGFQLLLCLIQLWCPFIEAALLQINFSLYEIVRYLNFLLFYLAPRCLSPLIYGLRDEVFFQALKYIASFGLCKRNHI; via the coding sequence ATGGCTGCTAACAACTCATTGACTGGTGATGATTTCTTGCTGCGAAAGGTCAAGTTCGTTGTTCTACAGACACTggtgatgatttttcttttcatcaactTGTTGCTCATCataaccttttttaaaaaggagtaTTTCTACACAACTGCTCGCTACATCTTATTTGCTGTTACTTTACTGTCAGATAGTTTCTTGTTGTTTATGTCTGATATCCTTCTCATCTTCACCCATTTTCATATTACTATTCAAGTTTGGATATGTGTCATCATCTTTCTTGTGGTACTTGTGTATGTTACAGTCACGCCAGTTACTCTGGCAGCAATGACCCTGGAGCGCTACGTGGCCATTTGCATGCCCCTGCGCCATGGAGAGCTGAGCTCTACCCGTAATACAATGAACTGTATCCTCATCATTCATGGCATCAGCTCTGTGCCCTGCATTCTTATTCTCTCCACCTTCTTTGTATCAGCATCTCTTAGCTACTACTCAAAATATCACTTCTGTTCAGTAGAGGTGTTTATGCTTTACATATGGCAGCATAATCTTCGGTCAGCTGTATACCAATTCCAATTTTTGATTATGAGCATCATCATTGTTTTCTcctatattaaaataatgaaagtggcCAAAGCTGCATCAGGAGAAgttaaaaagtcatcaaagaaAGGGATCAGAACAGTGGCTCTTCatggttttcagctgctgctctgtctcatcCAGCTGTGGTGCCCATTCATAGAAGCTGCTTTGCTTCAAATTAACTTCAGTTTATATGAAATTGTCAGGTACTTAAATTTCTTACTGTTTTATCTTGCACCGAGATGTCTGAGTCCTC
- the LOC130167787 gene encoding odorant receptor 131-2-like: MADNNSMGGSESLEFHLNDRVTIVQFLVLIFLCINFLLIATFFSKVYFYTTMRYILFAVTLLSDSSILIMSNNLLILSYFRFTMQIGLCVIIYLNLVLCTFVTPVTLTAMTLERYVAICMPLRHGELCSTRSSINCILIIHSLSSVPCIVVLSMFFASAPHSLYTQYSICSMGMFVFLRWQNNVKLAVYQCYFLIMTLTIIFSYSKIMKVVKAATGEDKKSTWKGLRTVALHGFQLLLCLIQLWCPFIETAVLQINLKLFIDVRYFNYIMFNLTPRCLSPLIYGLRDDQFFLALKRNAPFGFPCVKCMKNVQISVL, from the coding sequence ATGGCAGATAACAACTCAATGGGTGGTAGTGAGTCCTTGGAGTTCCATTTGAATGACCGGGTCACTATAGTGCAGTTTCTGGTTTTGATTTTCCTTTGCATCAACTTTTTGCTCATTGCAACCTTTTTTTCAAAGGTCTACTTCTACACAACCATGCGTTACATCTTATTTGCTGTTACACTATTGTCTGATAGCTCGATATTAATCATGTCTAATAACCTGCTTATCTTGAGCTACTTTCGTTTCACCATGCAAATTGGCTTGTGTGTCATTATCTACCTTAATTTGGTTCTTTGCACTTTTGTCACACCTGTTACTCTGACAGCAATGACATTGGAGCGCTATGTGGCCATTTGCATGCCCCTGCGCCATGGAGAGCTGTGCTCCACTCGCAGTAGTATAAACTGTATCCTCATCATTCACAGCCTCAGCTCTGTGCCCTGCATTGTTGTTCTCTCCATGTTCTTTGCATCAGCCCCACATAGCTTGTATACCCAATACAGCATATGCTCCATgggcatgtttgtgtttctccgATGGCAGAATAATGTTAAATTAGCTGTATATCAGTGCTACTTTTTAATCATGACCCTCACCATCATTTTCTCCtacagtaaaataatgaaagtggTCAAAGCTGCAACAGGAGAGGATAAAAAGTCAACATGGAAAGGGCTCAGAACAGTGGCTCTTCatggttttcagctgctgctctgtctcatcCAGCTGTGGTGCCCGTTCATAGAAACTGCTGTACTTCAGATtaatttaaagttatttattgATGTCAGGTACTTTAATTATATAATGTTTAATCTCACTCCGAGATGTCTGAGTCCTCTCATTTATGGCCTCAGGGATGACCAGTTTTTTCTTGCGCTGAAACGCAATGCCCCTTTTGGATTTCCCTGtgtaaaatgtatgaaaaatgtgCAGATCTCTGTTCTCTGA
- the LOC130167789 gene encoding odorant receptor 131-2-like, whose amino-acid sequence MAGNDSSVYKINDRVILVQVFVALFHCINFLLITIFFMKEFFYTTMRYILFAITLLSDSLFLFMTDILLILSYFHFTIQMWLCLIIYIVLSVYTFVTPVTLTAMTLERYVAICMPLRHGELCSTRSALHCILIIHSLSSVPCIVVLSIFFASATHSFYTQGRICSVEIFIFHTWQGHLRSTISQFYFLIMCIAIVFSYVKIMKVAKAASGEEKKSTKKGPRTVVLHAFQLLLCLIQLWCPFIEAAVLQINLMLFINVRNFNYITFILAPRCLSPLIYGLRDEKFFHALKSCALCGLYKKQ is encoded by the coding sequence ATGGCAGGCAATGACTCTTCAGTGTACAAGATCAATGATAGGGTCATTTTAGTTCAGGTTTTTGTTGCACTTTTTCATTGCATCAACTTTTTGCTGATCACAATTTTCTTTATGAAGGAGTTCTTCTACACAACCATGCGTTACATCTTATTTGCTATCACACTACTGTCTgacagtctgtttttatttatgacaGATATCCTGCTAATTTTGAGCTATTTTCACTTCACCATACAAATGTGGCTTTGCcttattatttatattgttttgtctgtatacACATTTGTCACACCAGTTACTCTGACAGCAATGACCCTGGAGCGCTACGTGGCCATTTGCATGCCCCTGCGCCATGGAGAGCTGTGCTCCACACGCAGCGCTCTGCACTGCATCCTCATTATTCACAGTCTCAGCTCTGTCCCCTGCATTGttgttctctccatcttctTTGCATCTGCAACCCACAGCTTCTACACCCAGGGCAGAATATGCTCTGTGGAAATCTTCATCTTTCACACCTGGCAGGGTCATCTTAGGTCAACGATAAGTCAATTTTACTTCTTGATTATGTGTATCGCCATTGTGTTCTCttatgttaaaataatgaaagtggcCAAAGCTGcatcaggagaggaaaaaaagtcaacaaaGAAAGGGCCCAGAACAGTGGTTCTTCATGCtttccagctgctcctctgtctcatCCAGCTGTGGTGCCCATTCATAGAAGCTGCTGTGCTTCAGattaatttaatgttgtttattaaTGTCAGAAACTTTAATTACATTACTTTTATTCTTGCCCCGAGATGTTTGAGTCCTCTCATTTATGGCCTCAGGGATGAAAAGTTTTTTCATGCACTGAAAAGCTGTGCTCTCTGTGGTTTGTACAAGAAACAATGA
- the LOC130168091 gene encoding odorant receptor 131-2-like, with protein MANNNSLTGGESSLRSVNYRLILVQVFVSLFLCINLLLITIFFMKDFFYTTMRYVLFAITLLSDCLILITTNLMLILSYFRVTIQIQLCLILFTVSSLCNFVTPVTLTAMTLERYVAICMPLRHGELCSTRSTMHCILIIHGLSSVPCIVVLLTFFASASLSFYKQSKECSVEMFIFYTWQAHFRSAISQFYFLMMCLIIVFSYVKIMKVAKAASGENKKSTMKGLRTVVLHAFQLLLCLMQLWCPFIENAVLQINFMLYINVRYFNYIAFYLAPRCLSPLIYGLRDDKFFLALKYYALCGVYKKDFLT; from the coding sequence ATGGCTAACAACAACTCACTGACCGGTGGGGAATCCTCACTACGAAGCGTTAATTACAGGCTCATTTTGGTTCAGGTTTTTGTATCCCTTTTCCTTTGCATCAATCTTTTGCTGATCACAATCTTTTTTATGAAGGATTTCTTCTACACAACCATGCGCTACGTCTTATTTGCTATTACATTATTGTCTGATTGTCTGATCTTAATTACAACAAATCTCATGCTCATCCTGAGCTATTTTCGTGTCACTATTCAGATTCAGTTGTGTCTTATTCTATTCACCGTGTCCTCTCTGTGTAATTTTGTCACACCAGTTACTCTGACAGCGATGACCCTCGAGCGCTATGTGGCCATTTGCATGCCCCTGCGCCACGGAGAGCTGTGCTCCACACGCAGCACTATGCACTGCATCCTCATCATTCACGGCCTCAGCTCTGTGCCCTGCATTGTTGTTCTCCTCACCTTCTTTGCATCAGCCTCTCTTAGCTTCTACAAACAATCCAAGGAATGCTCTGTGGAGATGTTCATCTTTTACACTTGGCAGGCTCATTTTAGGTCAGCTATAAGTCAGTTCTACTTCTTGATGATGTGCTTAATCATTGTTTTCTCCtatgttaaaataatgaaagtggcCAAAGCTGCATCAggagagaataaaaagtcaaCTATGAAAGGGCTCAGAACAGTGGTTCTTCATgctttccagctgctgctctgtcttatGCAGCTGTGGTGTCCATTCATAGAAAATGCTGTACTTCAGATTAATTTCATGTTATACATTAATGTCAGGTACTTTAATTACATTGCTTTTTATCTTGCTCCGAGATGTCTGAGCCCTCTCATTTATGGCCTCAGGGATGACAAGTTTTTTCTTGCACTGAAATACTACGCTCTCTGTGGCGTGTACAAGAAAGATTTTTTAACTTGA